One window from the genome of Hippopotamus amphibius kiboko isolate mHipAmp2 chromosome 13, mHipAmp2.hap2, whole genome shotgun sequence encodes:
- the HRH1 gene encoding histamine H1 receptor isoform X1, whose translation MSWRCLGSEPPLEATRVPMTLPNSSCVLEDKMCAGNKTTTANPQLMPLVVVLGAISLVTVGLNLLVLYAVRSERKLHTVGNLYIVSLSVADLIVGAVVMPMNILYLLMSRWSLGRPLCLFWLSMDYVASTASIFSVFILCIDRYRSVQQPLRYLRYRTKTRASATILAAWFLSFLWIIPILGWRRFMSKTSGRREDKCETDFYDVTWFKVMTAIINFYLPTLLMLWFYAKIYLAVRQHCQHRELINGSLPSFSEVKLKPENPKVGTKKPGKESPWEVLKRKPKDAGGGPVLKPPSQDPKEMKSPGVFSQEKDGELDKFHSFPLNIVQTQTEAEGSDGAYAAINQSQSQLEMGEQGLNMCGAKEALEDQILGDSQSFSRTDSDTPTEPAVEKGKSRSESSIGLDYIKFTWKRLRSHSRQYMSGLHMNRERKAAKQLGFIMMAFIVCWIPYFIFFMVIAFCESCCNQHVHMFTIWLGYINSTLNPLIYPLCNENFKKTFKKILHIRS comes from the coding sequence GGAGTGAGCCACCGCTGGAGGCGACTCGTGTGCCGATGACCCTTCCCAATTCCTCCTGCGTCTTGGAAGACAAGATGTGTGCGGGGAACAAGACCACCACGGCCAACCCCCAACTGATGCCCCTGGTGGTGGTCCTGGGCGCCATCTCCCTGGTCACAGTGGGGCTCAACCTGCTGGTCCTGTATGCTGTGCGCAGCGAGCGGAAGCTGCACACGGTGGGGAACCTGTACATCGTCAGCCTCTCGGTGGCCGATCTGATTGTGGGGGCCGTCGTCATGCCCATGAACATCCTCTACCTCCTCATGTCCAGGTGGTCCCTGGGGCGTCCCCTCTGCCTCTTTTGGCTTTCCATGGACTACGTGGCCAGCACAGCGTCCATTTTCAGCGTCTTCATCTTGTGCATCGATCGCTACCGCTCTGTGCAGCAGCCCCTCAGGTACCTGAGGTATCGTACCAAGACCCGAGCATCTGCCACCATCTTGGCAGCCTGGTTTCTCTCCTTCCTGTGGATTATTCCCATCCTGGGCTGGCGCCGCTTCATGTCAAAGACCTCAGGGCGCCGGGAGGACAAGTGCGAGACGGACTTCTACGATGTCACCTGGTTCAAGGTCATGACCGCCATCATCAACTTCTACCTGCCCACCTTGCTCATGCTCTGGTTCTATGCTAAGATCTACCTCGCTGTGCGGCAGCACTGTCAGCACCGGGAGCTCATCAATggatccctcccttccttctctgaagTGAAGCTGAAGCCAGAGAACCCCAAGGTGGGCACTAAGAAACCAGGAAAGGAGTCTCCCTGGGAGGTTCTGAAAAGGAAGCCGAAAGATGCCGGTGGTGGACCTGTCTTAAAGCCACCATCCCAGGACCCAAAGGAGATGAAGTCTCCAGGTGTCTTCAGCCAAGAGAAGGATGGAGAACTGGACAAATTTCATAGCTTCCCACTTAACATTGTTCAGACACAGACGGAGGCAGAGGGGAGTGACGGAGCCTATGCAGCCATCAACCAGAGCCAGAGCCAGCTCGAGATGGGTGAGCAGGGCCTGAACATGTGTGGGGCCAAGGAGGCATTAGAGGATCAGATCCTAGGTGACAGCCAGTCCTTCTCCCGGACAGACTCAGACACCCCCACAGAGCCAGCAGTGGAGAAAGGCAAATCGAGAAGTGAGTCTAGCATAGGACTGGATTATATCAAGTTCACTTGGAAGAGGCTCCGCTCTCATTCAAGACAGTATATGTCTGGGTTGCACATGAACCGAGAACGGAAGGCTGCCAAACAATTGGGTTTTATCATGATGGCCTTCATCGTTTGCTGGATTCCTTATTTCATCTTCTTCATGGTCATTGCCTTCTGCGAGAGCTGCTGTAACCAGCATGTGCACATGTTCACCATTTGGCTGGGCTACATCAACTCCACGCTGAACCCCCTCATCTACCCCTTGTGCAACGAGAACTTCAAGAAGACGTTCAAGAAAATTCTGCACATTCGCTCCTAA
- the HRH1 gene encoding histamine H1 receptor isoform X2, producing MTLPNSSCVLEDKMCAGNKTTTANPQLMPLVVVLGAISLVTVGLNLLVLYAVRSERKLHTVGNLYIVSLSVADLIVGAVVMPMNILYLLMSRWSLGRPLCLFWLSMDYVASTASIFSVFILCIDRYRSVQQPLRYLRYRTKTRASATILAAWFLSFLWIIPILGWRRFMSKTSGRREDKCETDFYDVTWFKVMTAIINFYLPTLLMLWFYAKIYLAVRQHCQHRELINGSLPSFSEVKLKPENPKVGTKKPGKESPWEVLKRKPKDAGGGPVLKPPSQDPKEMKSPGVFSQEKDGELDKFHSFPLNIVQTQTEAEGSDGAYAAINQSQSQLEMGEQGLNMCGAKEALEDQILGDSQSFSRTDSDTPTEPAVEKGKSRSESSIGLDYIKFTWKRLRSHSRQYMSGLHMNRERKAAKQLGFIMMAFIVCWIPYFIFFMVIAFCESCCNQHVHMFTIWLGYINSTLNPLIYPLCNENFKKTFKKILHIRS from the coding sequence ATGACCCTTCCCAATTCCTCCTGCGTCTTGGAAGACAAGATGTGTGCGGGGAACAAGACCACCACGGCCAACCCCCAACTGATGCCCCTGGTGGTGGTCCTGGGCGCCATCTCCCTGGTCACAGTGGGGCTCAACCTGCTGGTCCTGTATGCTGTGCGCAGCGAGCGGAAGCTGCACACGGTGGGGAACCTGTACATCGTCAGCCTCTCGGTGGCCGATCTGATTGTGGGGGCCGTCGTCATGCCCATGAACATCCTCTACCTCCTCATGTCCAGGTGGTCCCTGGGGCGTCCCCTCTGCCTCTTTTGGCTTTCCATGGACTACGTGGCCAGCACAGCGTCCATTTTCAGCGTCTTCATCTTGTGCATCGATCGCTACCGCTCTGTGCAGCAGCCCCTCAGGTACCTGAGGTATCGTACCAAGACCCGAGCATCTGCCACCATCTTGGCAGCCTGGTTTCTCTCCTTCCTGTGGATTATTCCCATCCTGGGCTGGCGCCGCTTCATGTCAAAGACCTCAGGGCGCCGGGAGGACAAGTGCGAGACGGACTTCTACGATGTCACCTGGTTCAAGGTCATGACCGCCATCATCAACTTCTACCTGCCCACCTTGCTCATGCTCTGGTTCTATGCTAAGATCTACCTCGCTGTGCGGCAGCACTGTCAGCACCGGGAGCTCATCAATggatccctcccttccttctctgaagTGAAGCTGAAGCCAGAGAACCCCAAGGTGGGCACTAAGAAACCAGGAAAGGAGTCTCCCTGGGAGGTTCTGAAAAGGAAGCCGAAAGATGCCGGTGGTGGACCTGTCTTAAAGCCACCATCCCAGGACCCAAAGGAGATGAAGTCTCCAGGTGTCTTCAGCCAAGAGAAGGATGGAGAACTGGACAAATTTCATAGCTTCCCACTTAACATTGTTCAGACACAGACGGAGGCAGAGGGGAGTGACGGAGCCTATGCAGCCATCAACCAGAGCCAGAGCCAGCTCGAGATGGGTGAGCAGGGCCTGAACATGTGTGGGGCCAAGGAGGCATTAGAGGATCAGATCCTAGGTGACAGCCAGTCCTTCTCCCGGACAGACTCAGACACCCCCACAGAGCCAGCAGTGGAGAAAGGCAAATCGAGAAGTGAGTCTAGCATAGGACTGGATTATATCAAGTTCACTTGGAAGAGGCTCCGCTCTCATTCAAGACAGTATATGTCTGGGTTGCACATGAACCGAGAACGGAAGGCTGCCAAACAATTGGGTTTTATCATGATGGCCTTCATCGTTTGCTGGATTCCTTATTTCATCTTCTTCATGGTCATTGCCTTCTGCGAGAGCTGCTGTAACCAGCATGTGCACATGTTCACCATTTGGCTGGGCTACATCAACTCCACGCTGAACCCCCTCATCTACCCCTTGTGCAACGAGAACTTCAAGAAGACGTTCAAGAAAATTCTGCACATTCGCTCCTAA